The following are encoded in a window of Candidatus Tanganyikabacteria bacterium genomic DNA:
- the thiL gene encoding thiamine-phosphate kinase, with product MRTLHELGETGAIALMSEILAGGRLPPGWLGPGDDTAITDLPAGMRVLTTCDVLVEGIHFRRETAPPEDLGWKALAVNVSDIHAMGGTAAWAVVGLCLPSELAADWLAGLYRGLAAAAAAYDAPVVGGDTGGSTGPIALSVTVVGYTRQPRLRADARPGDVLISTGPHGLSRAGLWALEHPGVDLPLDLRIRAERHHNRPELPGARAALTDLPRAALLDDSDGLGTSCRLLAEASGVALHLAPGRVPIDPVARAIAAAAGADPLAWALWGGEDYGLVAAVPAGTPLFDGWHVIGDVRAGAGVYMDGEPLLGMPYRHF from the coding sequence ATGCGGACACTTCATGAACTCGGCGAAACCGGCGCGATCGCCCTGATGAGCGAGATCCTTGCCGGAGGGCGCCTGCCTCCCGGCTGGCTGGGCCCCGGAGACGATACCGCGATCACCGATCTGCCTGCCGGGATGCGGGTCTTGACCACCTGCGACGTGCTCGTGGAAGGGATCCACTTCCGCCGCGAGACCGCCCCGCCGGAGGATCTCGGCTGGAAAGCCCTGGCCGTCAACGTGTCGGACATCCACGCGATGGGCGGCACCGCGGCCTGGGCGGTGGTGGGCCTCTGCCTGCCGTCGGAGCTGGCCGCCGACTGGCTGGCGGGCCTCTACCGAGGCCTGGCCGCCGCCGCCGCGGCCTACGACGCCCCGGTGGTGGGCGGGGACACCGGTGGCTCGACCGGCCCGATCGCCCTGTCGGTCACGGTGGTCGGCTACACGCGGCAACCTCGCCTGCGCGCCGACGCCCGACCGGGCGACGTCCTGATCTCCACCGGCCCGCACGGCCTCTCGCGCGCCGGCCTCTGGGCGCTGGAGCACCCCGGGGTCGACCTGCCGCTGGATCTGCGCATCCGGGCCGAACGCCACCACAACCGACCCGAGTTGCCGGGCGCCCGCGCCGCGCTCACCGACCTGCCGCGGGCGGCCCTGCTGGACGATTCCGACGGGCTCGGCACGTCGTGCCGGCTGCTGGCCGAGGCGTCGGGCGTGGCGCTGCACCTCGCGCCTGGCCGCGTCCCGATCGATCCGGTCGCCCGCGCGATCGCCGCGGCGGCCGGCGCCGATCCCCTGGCTTGGGCGCTATGGGGCGGCGAGGACTACGGCCTGGTCGCCGCCGTTCCCGCCGGCACGCCGCTGTTCGACGGCTGGCACGTCATCGGGGACGTGCGCGCCGGCGCCGGCGTCTACATGGACGGCGAGCCGCTGCTGGGGATGCCGTACCGGCATTTTTGA
- the recA gene encoding recombinase RecA: MRMSSDKEKALELAIAGIEKQFGKGAIMRLGESGRFRVSTIPTGILPLDLALGVGGLPRGRVVEVYGPESSGKTTVALTVAAQVQKAGGIAAFIDAEHALDPVYARNLGVDVDELLVSQPDTGEQALEIAEHLVRSGAVDVVIVDSVAALVPRAELEGEMGDAHVGLQARLMSQALRKLTAAISKSNGIVIFINQLREKVGVMFGNPEITTGGRALRFYASVRIEVRRIETLKREGLEIGNRVKAKVVKNKLSPPFKVAEFDLLFGSGVSREGCLLDMGCEHGILTRNGSWFALDGERLGQGRDAAREFLREHPDVAARIEGRIREKALPAPADDAALAEA, encoded by the coding sequence ATCCGGATGTCCTCGGACAAGGAAAAGGCGCTCGAGCTGGCGATAGCGGGTATCGAGAAGCAGTTCGGCAAGGGCGCCATCATGCGGCTCGGAGAGAGTGGCCGCTTCCGCGTCAGCACCATTCCCACCGGCATCCTCCCGCTCGACCTGGCCTTGGGCGTGGGCGGCCTGCCCCGCGGTCGCGTCGTCGAGGTCTACGGCCCCGAGTCCTCGGGCAAGACCACGGTCGCCCTCACCGTCGCGGCACAGGTGCAAAAGGCGGGGGGAATCGCGGCATTCATCGACGCCGAGCACGCCCTGGATCCTGTCTACGCCCGCAACCTGGGCGTGGACGTGGACGAGTTGCTCGTCTCGCAGCCCGACACCGGGGAGCAGGCGCTGGAGATCGCCGAGCACCTGGTGCGCAGCGGCGCCGTGGATGTCGTCATCGTGGACTCCGTGGCCGCCCTGGTGCCCCGGGCCGAGCTGGAGGGCGAGATGGGCGACGCCCACGTCGGGTTGCAGGCGCGCCTGATGAGCCAGGCCCTGCGCAAGCTGACCGCGGCCATCTCGAAGTCCAACGGCATCGTCATCTTCATCAACCAGCTGCGCGAGAAGGTCGGCGTGATGTTCGGCAACCCCGAGATCACCACCGGCGGCCGGGCGCTGCGGTTCTACGCCTCGGTGCGCATCGAGGTCCGCCGCATCGAGACCCTCAAGCGCGAGGGCCTGGAGATCGGTAACCGGGTCAAGGCCAAGGTGGTCAAGAACAAGTTGTCGCCACCCTTCAAGGTGGCCGAGTTCGACCTGCTGTTCGGCAGCGGCGTGTCCCGCGAGGGTTGCCTGCTGGATATGGGCTGCGAGCACGGCATCCTCACCCGCAACGGCTCGTGGTTCGCCCTGGATGGCGAGCGCCTGGGCCAGGGGCGGGACGCCGCCCGCGAATTCCTGCGCGAGCATCCCGACGTGGCCGCCCGCATCGAGGGCCGGATCCGCGAAAAGGCCCTCCCCGCCCCCGCCGACGATGCGGCGCTGGCCGAGGCCTAG